One genomic region from Thalassotalea sp. PS06 encodes:
- a CDS encoding efflux RND transporter permease subunit, with product MNSHPIDNLVARALQGRIPLVIFFLSLVLGLLALKITPREEEPQIVVPMIDVSVLAPNLTANQVERQVTIPLEKLLSQISGIEHIYSTSMDGKLLVTLRFHVGEERQKAIVNTYNKLYSNQDKLPVVVDKWQVKPQEVDDVPILMLGLYSTVPSLYDDFQLRRFAQEISTSLQQIDDTSEINVVGGRQRALQIDLDIQALAARQTTVLDVVSAIDISNQLTRHGSLTLSHQQVVIESGDVFRNVQQLQNMVVNIINGKPVLLKDVAKVTDGPQELKSYQWLQLTDSNSKTNDLALAQQAESLPLVTISVAKQKGSNAVSVSANVLQSMEEISQTILPEEVKFKLLRDYGQTANDKVNNLTSSLAFAIFTVVVFIGVFLGWRPALVVGLAVPVCYGLTLMLDYMFGYTINRVTLFALILSLGLLVDDPITGIDNIERTLKQAGRNASEKIVAAMQEIRPALLMSTLTIILAFIPLAFITGMMGPYMAPMAFNVPVSVMISTLVAFLVTPWLAKKFLRTEKTSQTKSAQSEHAASESAITESALTQTGTSLYRRILNPILERRGRIKLGLVAVLILFIASASLPIFRAVPLKLLPFDNKNEIQVLLDLPEGASLEQTAALAQKVSTIAQSLPEVEALAVYVGESSPIDFNGLVRGYYQRQGQHLGDIRVVLIDKEERQHQSHGVVLRLRQLLAPLQTDDISIKVVEVPPGPPVMSTLVTEVYAEPLVDKDIHYQAANKVKARLEQEAHVVEVDSSMIASQQISRFVIDKQKAALSGISTQEVNQALAIAVDGSFAGVYQQPFDAQPIPIKVKLPFEIRQDLSHISAMQLKGRMGIAQQNQGLGLENAPQPIVPLAELGTWQTKSVSQPIMRKDLRPVIYVTAELSGRTPAEVIADISSDFNQPEAAGKDWQQRTFLSSGAGLGWSLPDGTSYSFSGEGEWRITIDVFRDMGIAFAFALTGIFIVLKWQTQSTALSLIIMSAIPLTIIGIMPGFFLMNQFGERVIAGAPEPVLFTATAMIGMIALAGIVVRNSLILVEFISQARAAGASIKEAILTAGEVRMRPVLLTAGTTLLGNLIITLDPVFNGLALAIIFGIIASTLFSLLVVPMVYFLVFDKDSNPEGISIND from the coding sequence ATGAACTCGCATCCGATCGATAACCTGGTAGCCAGGGCGCTACAGGGGAGAATTCCGCTGGTGATATTTTTCCTGTCACTGGTACTTGGGTTATTAGCTCTTAAGATCACACCTCGTGAAGAAGAACCGCAGATAGTGGTTCCAATGATTGATGTCTCCGTGCTTGCGCCAAACTTAACGGCGAACCAGGTAGAGCGACAGGTCACCATTCCTCTGGAAAAACTGTTATCGCAAATTTCCGGAATCGAACACATTTATTCGACCTCCATGGATGGCAAGTTACTGGTAACCTTGCGTTTTCACGTTGGTGAAGAAAGACAAAAAGCGATAGTAAATACTTACAATAAGCTCTACTCCAACCAGGACAAGCTTCCCGTTGTCGTCGACAAATGGCAGGTTAAACCTCAGGAAGTGGATGATGTGCCGATATTAATGCTCGGATTGTATAGCACTGTTCCCTCTCTTTATGACGATTTTCAATTACGTCGATTTGCCCAGGAAATATCTACTTCATTGCAACAAATCGATGATACCAGTGAGATTAACGTTGTTGGCGGCCGGCAACGGGCATTGCAAATTGATCTCGACATTCAGGCGCTTGCTGCCCGACAAACCACCGTACTCGATGTTGTCAGTGCCATTGATATTTCCAATCAACTGACTCGCCACGGTTCTCTAACCCTTTCTCATCAGCAGGTTGTTATTGAGTCTGGTGACGTATTTCGTAATGTCCAACAGTTGCAAAATATGGTGGTGAATATCATCAATGGCAAACCTGTGCTGCTCAAAGATGTGGCAAAAGTGACTGATGGACCGCAAGAGTTAAAATCTTATCAGTGGTTGCAACTAACCGACAGTAACAGCAAAACCAACGACCTTGCACTCGCGCAGCAGGCAGAATCCTTACCCCTGGTAACCATTAGTGTCGCCAAACAAAAAGGCAGTAATGCGGTATCGGTTAGTGCCAATGTACTGCAGTCTATGGAAGAGATAAGTCAAACCATCTTGCCTGAAGAAGTTAAATTCAAGCTGTTAAGAGATTATGGCCAAACCGCTAATGATAAAGTGAACAATCTTACATCATCGTTGGCTTTTGCGATATTTACCGTGGTGGTATTTATTGGCGTGTTCCTCGGCTGGCGTCCGGCACTCGTCGTTGGTCTGGCGGTGCCTGTATGTTATGGGCTGACATTGATGCTCGATTACATGTTCGGTTACACCATTAACCGCGTGACCTTATTCGCCCTTATTTTATCCCTTGGCCTGCTTGTTGATGATCCGATTACCGGTATCGACAACATTGAGCGTACGCTTAAGCAGGCAGGTCGCAATGCCAGCGAAAAAATTGTTGCGGCGATGCAGGAAATTCGTCCCGCATTGTTGATGTCTACGTTAACCATTATTCTGGCGTTTATACCCTTAGCCTTTATTACCGGGATGATGGGACCCTACATGGCACCGATGGCATTTAATGTTCCGGTATCGGTGATGATCTCAACCCTGGTCGCCTTTTTGGTTACTCCCTGGCTTGCTAAAAAATTTCTGAGAACCGAAAAGACTTCCCAAACCAAGTCAGCTCAATCTGAACACGCTGCAAGCGAATCGGCTATAACCGAATCTGCTCTGACACAGACAGGTACAAGCTTATATCGTCGTATTCTTAATCCTATTCTCGAGCGCCGCGGTCGAATCAAATTGGGATTGGTTGCGGTACTCATATTGTTCATCGCCTCGGCATCACTGCCAATCTTCCGAGCGGTGCCATTAAAGCTATTGCCTTTTGATAACAAAAATGAAATTCAGGTTTTACTGGATTTACCTGAAGGCGCTTCTCTTGAACAAACCGCAGCGTTAGCACAAAAGGTTTCAACAATCGCTCAGAGCTTACCGGAAGTCGAGGCTCTGGCCGTTTATGTGGGCGAGTCTTCCCCTATCGATTTTAATGGTTTAGTACGTGGGTATTATCAGCGACAGGGCCAACATCTTGGTGACATTCGGGTGGTTCTAATCGATAAAGAGGAACGCCAGCATCAATCTCACGGCGTTGTCCTGAGGTTACGGCAGCTTTTGGCGCCGTTGCAAACCGACGATATTTCGATAAAGGTTGTCGAAGTACCGCCAGGACCGCCGGTGATGAGCACCTTAGTGACCGAAGTCTATGCAGAACCTTTGGTAGACAAAGATATTCATTATCAAGCCGCGAATAAGGTAAAAGCACGTTTAGAACAAGAAGCTCATGTGGTCGAAGTGGATTCGAGCATGATTGCCAGTCAGCAGATCTCCCGGTTTGTCATTGATAAGCAAAAGGCAGCACTTTCCGGGATTTCCACTCAGGAAGTGAATCAAGCACTTGCTATTGCGGTTGATGGGTCATTTGCGGGTGTGTATCAGCAGCCATTTGATGCTCAGCCAATCCCAATCAAGGTAAAACTTCCTTTTGAAATAAGACAGGATTTATCTCATATCTCCGCCATGCAGTTAAAAGGCCGGATGGGTATTGCACAGCAAAACCAGGGGTTAGGACTGGAAAACGCGCCACAACCCATTGTACCTTTGGCCGAATTAGGAACATGGCAAACGAAATCCGTATCGCAGCCGATCATGCGTAAAGATCTTCGCCCGGTTATCTACGTAACTGCCGAGCTTTCCGGCCGCACACCGGCCGAAGTTATCGCCGATATAAGTAGTGATTTTAATCAACCTGAAGCGGCAGGCAAAGACTGGCAGCAACGCACATTTTTAAGCTCCGGTGCAGGCCTTGGCTGGAGTTTACCCGATGGCACCAGCTATTCGTTTTCCGGTGAAGGCGAGTGGCGCATTACCATTGATGTATTTCGCGATATGGGTATTGCCTTTGCTTTTGCGTTAACGGGTATCTTCATTGTCCTGAAGTGGCAGACTCAAAGCACCGCCTTGTCGTTAATTATTATGTCAGCGATTCCCTTGACCATCATCGGCATCATGCCCGGCTTTTTCCTGATGAATCAGTTTGGTGAAAGGGTTATTGCCGGGGCGCCAGAACCCGTGCTATTCACCGCTACAGCGATGATAGGCATGATAGCGTTGGCAGGGATAGTGGTCAGAAACTCGCTGATCCTGGTTGAGTTTATTTCTCAGGCCAGAGCCGCGGGGGCGAGCATAAAAGAAGCCATTTTAACCGCTGGCGAAGTGCGGATGCGGCCGGTATTGCTGACCGCCGGTACCACCTTGCTTGGTAACCTCATCATCACCCTGGATCCCGTTTTTAATGGCCTGGCACTGGCTATTATCTTCGGCATCATTGCATCGACATTGTTTTCATTGTTGGTGGTTCCCATGGTGTATTTTTTAGTATTTGATAAAGACTCAAACCCAGAAGGTATTTCGATTAATGACTAG